One stretch of Juglans regia cultivar Chandler unplaced genomic scaffold, Walnut 2.0 Scaffold_94, whole genome shotgun sequence DNA includes these proteins:
- the LOC108979830 gene encoding receptor-like protein EIX2 isoform X2, which translates to MGGSHLQFLLLLGLLSYGFSLNLLDYDVRCKEEESQALLQFKQHLVDDSHMLSSWDSHEDCCKWNGIRCSNKTGRVVKVDLRADLSAEPLPKYVAGEISSSLLGLQYLTYLDLSFNDFPGEPFPNFVGSLTKLRYLNLSRTYIAGTIPQQLGNLSGLISLDLSGNMDLIELHNLDWLIHLSSLRHLDMSFVNLSQVLNWQNKVSMLPTLTDLSLSSCSLSTTIPPFLSNANSSSQLLFLDLSFNDYLNCSIFPWLFNSTTSLVGLDLSYSGLRCSIPDTFGCMDSLRSLDLDSNSFDGGIPKSIWNLCNLNSLSLTNNSLSGHLDNGFMINVSGCMGSSLKVLQLDENTFTGPLPESIRNFSNLEILNLQQNKFTGPLPKSIGNLYNLKALRLQQNNFTGPLPESIGNLSNLEVLNAADNSLEGVISEVHFSNLFKLRKLYLGSNSLNLSFNYDWVPPFQLDIMLLSSCTMGPTFPKWLRSQKNLSRLDISHAQISDSVPAWFWDFTPGLESLCLSHNKLHGELPDLSSSRQGIFGRIDLSSNIFEGSIPHFNSNVTFLDLSNNRFSGPISFLCDSGVISLTSLILSNNTLSGELPDCWMYFQELAILDLANNNFYGKIPSSMGSLVSVQFLHLSNNRFVGNFPLSLQNCSQLKTIHVGENNLSGKIPSWLGDSLPDLVILILRSNQFYGSFPLNLCHLSNIRLLDLSLNKIEGTIPECINNLTAMSQKESSGLIDYYGFLTYFMDHASFVWKGKESVFQTSLLLAKIIDLSNNLLHGEVPEGITSLMELVALNLSRNHLTGLITPKIGLLQHLESLDLSRNQLHGEIPASLSDISFLNYLDLSNNNLSGRIPTGTQLQSFNASAFIGNRPELCGPPLPNECPGDFHPDYTNSTRAHKTDDIQTNDHEDGFISQGFFVATSLGFIVGFWGVCCTLLLNLKYIKIDASRFQCSSDVKIYKLCMTVTLCMRMLQSWIKKLYGIH; encoded by the exons ATGGGTGGTAGTCACCTCCAATTTTTGCTTCTACTTGGACTCTTATCGTATGGGTTTAGCTTGAATTTGCTTGATTATGATGTCCGATGCAAAGAGGAAGAAAGCCAAGCACTCCTCCAATTCAAACAACACCTTGTCGATGATTCCCATATGTTGTCTTCTTGGGATAGTCACGAAGATTGTTGCAAGTGGAACGGAATTCGCTGCAGTAACAAAACAGGTCGTGTCGTCAAGGTTGATCTCCGGGCAGATTTGTCTGCTGAACCACTACCTAAATATGTAGCAGGTGAGATAAGCTCTTCATTACTTGGATTGCAATATTTGACTTACCTGGACTTAAGTTTCAACGATTTTCCTGGGGAACCCTTTCCAAATTTCGTTGGTTCGCTCACTAAATTACGATATCTCAATCTTTCAAGAACTTACATTGCTGGAACCATTCCACAACAACTAGGAAATCTCTCAGGCTTGATTTCTCTTGATCTAAGCGGGAATATGGATTTGATTGAGTTACATAATCTCGATTGGCTAATTCATCTTTCATCTTTAAGACACTTGGACATGAGCTTTGTAAACCTCAGCCAGGTACTCAATTGGCAAAATAAGGTTAGCATGCTCCCTACTTTGACAGACTTGAGTCTAAGTTCTTGCAGTCTCTCCACAACGATTCCTCCTTTTCTGTCCAATGCTAATTCGTCGTCGCAACTTCTATTCCTTGATCTCTCTTTCAATGATTATCTCAACTGCTCCATATTTCCTTGGTTGTTCAACTCCACCACAAGCCTTGTTGGTCTTGACCTCTCTTATTCTGGGTTACGATGCTCCATTCCAGACACCTTTGGCTGCATGGATTCTCTTCGAAGTCTAGATCTTGATAGCAATAGCTTTGATGGCGGCATTCCAAAATCGATTTGGAATTTATGCAACTTAAACTCATTGTCTCTCACTAATAATAGTCTCAGTGGACACCTTGATAATGGATTTATGATTAATGTGTCTGGTTGTATGGGAAGCTCTTTGAAGGTTTTGCAATTAGACGAGAATACATTCACAGGGCCATTGCCTGAGAGCATTAGAAACTTTTCCAATcttgagattttaaatttacaacAGAACAAATTCACGGGGCCATTGCCTAAGAGTATTGGAAACTTGTACAATCTCAAGGCTTTAAGATTACAACAGAATAATTTCACAGGGCCATTGCCTGAGAGTATTGGTAACTTATCTAATCTAGAAGTCTTGAACGCTGCTGACAATTCTCTTGAAGGGGTGATCTCTGAggttcatttttcaaatctcttcaAATTACGAAAATTATATCTAGGATCAAATTCTCTGAATTTAAGCTTCAACTATGATTGGGTTCCCCCTTTCCAACTGGATATTATGCTTTTGAGTTCTTGCACAATGGGACCAACTTTCCCAAAATGGCTTCGAAGTCAAAAGAATTTATCTAGGCTTGATATATCCCATGCCCAGATTTCTGATAGTGTCCCAGCTTGGTTTTGGGACTTCACACCGGGGCTAGAGTCTTTATGTTTGTCTCACAACAAGCTACATGGGGAATTGCCAGATTTATCATCATCCAGACAAGGTATTTTTGGCAGAATAGATCTCAGCTCCAACATTTTTGAGGGTTCAATAccacattttaattcaaatgtGACATTTCTAGACCTATCGAACAATAGGTTTTCTGGGCCAATTTCCTTCTTATGTGATTCAGGTGTGATTTCATTGACCAGCTTAATCCTCTCAAACAATACCCTGTCTGGGGAGCTTCCAGATTGCTGGATGTATTTTCAAGAGTTGGCTATTCTTGACTTGGCCAACAACAACTTCTATGGGAAAATACCTAGCTCGATGGGCTCCTTAGTCTCAGTTCAATTTTTACATTTAAGCAACAATAGATTTGTTGGAAACTTTCCATTGTCCCTTCAGAATTGCAGCCAGTTGAAGACCATTCACGTGGGAGAAAATAATTTGTCAGGAAAGATACCTTCGTGGCTAGGTGATAGCCTACCCGATTTGGTTATTCTTATCCTACGATCAAATCAATTTTATGGAAGTTTTCCTTTAAACTTATGTCATCTATCAAATATTCGACTCTTGGATCTTTCTTTGAACAAGATTGAGGGAACTATTCCTGAGTGTATCAACAATTTGACTGCAATGTCTCAGAAAGAGAGTTCAGGCCTAATTGATTACTACGGGTTTCTTACATATTTCATGGATCATGCATCATTTGTATGGAAAGGAAAGGAGTCTGTGTTCCAAACTTCATTGCTACTTGCAAAGATTATTGATCTTTCAAACAATTTATTACACGGAGAAGTTCCGGAAGGAATTACTAGTCTTATGGAGTTGGTTGCCTTGAATTTATCGAGGAACCATTTAACTGGGTTAATAACTCCAAAGATCGGTCTACTGCAACATTTGGAATCACTTGATTTATCTAGAAACCAGCTTCATGGTGAAATCCCAGCGAGTCTTTCTGACATtagttttcttaattatttggaCTTGTCCAATAACAACTTATCGGGCAGGATTCCAACAGGGACTCAACTCCAGAGCTTCAATGCTTCTGCCTTTATAGGCAATCGACCTGAACTATGTGGCCCTCCACTTCCAAACGAGTGTCCAGGAGATTTTCATCCAGATTACACAAACAGTACCAGAGCGCACAAGACTGACGACATTCAGACAAATGATCATGAAGATGGTTTTATAAGTCAAGGATTTTTTGTTGCTACAAGCCTCGGATTTATTGTAGGGTTCTGGGGAGTGTGTTGCACTTTATTGCTAAACCTAAAGTACATAAAGATCGATGCGTCTCGCTTCCAATGCTCGAGCGATGTTAAGATATATAAGCTCTGCATGACAGTAACTCTATGCATGCGCATGTTACAAAGTTGGATCAAGAAACTTTATGGTA TCCATTAA
- the LOC108979830 gene encoding receptor-like protein EIX2 isoform X1 encodes MGGSHLQFLLLLGLLSYGFSLNLLDYDVRCKEEESQALLQFKQHLVDDSHMLSSWDSHEDCCKWNGIRCSNKTGRVVKVDLRADLSAEPLPKYVAGEISSSLLGLQYLTYLDLSFNDFPGEPFPNFVGSLTKLRYLNLSRTYIAGTIPQQLGNLSGLISLDLSGNMDLIELHNLDWLIHLSSLRHLDMSFVNLSQVLNWQNKVSMLPTLTDLSLSSCSLSTTIPPFLSNANSSSQLLFLDLSFNDYLNCSIFPWLFNSTTSLVGLDLSYSGLRCSIPDTFGCMDSLRSLDLDSNSFDGGIPKSIWNLCNLNSLSLTNNSLSGHLDNGFMINVSGCMGSSLKVLQLDENTFTGPLPESIRNFSNLEILNLQQNKFTGPLPKSIGNLYNLKALRLQQNNFTGPLPESIGNLSNLEVLNAADNSLEGVISEVHFSNLFKLRKLYLGSNSLNLSFNYDWVPPFQLDIMLLSSCTMGPTFPKWLRSQKNLSRLDISHAQISDSVPAWFWDFTPGLESLCLSHNKLHGELPDLSSSRQGIFGRIDLSSNIFEGSIPHFNSNVTFLDLSNNRFSGPISFLCDSGVISLTSLILSNNTLSGELPDCWMYFQELAILDLANNNFYGKIPSSMGSLVSVQFLHLSNNRFVGNFPLSLQNCSQLKTIHVGENNLSGKIPSWLGDSLPDLVILILRSNQFYGSFPLNLCHLSNIRLLDLSLNKIEGTIPECINNLTAMSQKESSGLIDYYGFLTYFMDHASFVWKGKESVFQTSLLLAKIIDLSNNLLHGEVPEGITSLMELVALNLSRNHLTGLITPKIGLLQHLESLDLSRNQLHGEIPASLSDISFLNYLDLSNNNLSGRIPTGTQLQSFNASAFIGNRPELCGPPLPNECPGDFHPDYTNSTRAHKTDDIQTNDHEDGFISQGFFVATSLGFIVGFWGVCCTLLLNLKYIKIDASRFQCSSDVKIYKLCMTVTLCMRMLQSWIKKLYGIFH; translated from the exons ATGGGTGGTAGTCACCTCCAATTTTTGCTTCTACTTGGACTCTTATCGTATGGGTTTAGCTTGAATTTGCTTGATTATGATGTCCGATGCAAAGAGGAAGAAAGCCAAGCACTCCTCCAATTCAAACAACACCTTGTCGATGATTCCCATATGTTGTCTTCTTGGGATAGTCACGAAGATTGTTGCAAGTGGAACGGAATTCGCTGCAGTAACAAAACAGGTCGTGTCGTCAAGGTTGATCTCCGGGCAGATTTGTCTGCTGAACCACTACCTAAATATGTAGCAGGTGAGATAAGCTCTTCATTACTTGGATTGCAATATTTGACTTACCTGGACTTAAGTTTCAACGATTTTCCTGGGGAACCCTTTCCAAATTTCGTTGGTTCGCTCACTAAATTACGATATCTCAATCTTTCAAGAACTTACATTGCTGGAACCATTCCACAACAACTAGGAAATCTCTCAGGCTTGATTTCTCTTGATCTAAGCGGGAATATGGATTTGATTGAGTTACATAATCTCGATTGGCTAATTCATCTTTCATCTTTAAGACACTTGGACATGAGCTTTGTAAACCTCAGCCAGGTACTCAATTGGCAAAATAAGGTTAGCATGCTCCCTACTTTGACAGACTTGAGTCTAAGTTCTTGCAGTCTCTCCACAACGATTCCTCCTTTTCTGTCCAATGCTAATTCGTCGTCGCAACTTCTATTCCTTGATCTCTCTTTCAATGATTATCTCAACTGCTCCATATTTCCTTGGTTGTTCAACTCCACCACAAGCCTTGTTGGTCTTGACCTCTCTTATTCTGGGTTACGATGCTCCATTCCAGACACCTTTGGCTGCATGGATTCTCTTCGAAGTCTAGATCTTGATAGCAATAGCTTTGATGGCGGCATTCCAAAATCGATTTGGAATTTATGCAACTTAAACTCATTGTCTCTCACTAATAATAGTCTCAGTGGACACCTTGATAATGGATTTATGATTAATGTGTCTGGTTGTATGGGAAGCTCTTTGAAGGTTTTGCAATTAGACGAGAATACATTCACAGGGCCATTGCCTGAGAGCATTAGAAACTTTTCCAATcttgagattttaaatttacaacAGAACAAATTCACGGGGCCATTGCCTAAGAGTATTGGAAACTTGTACAATCTCAAGGCTTTAAGATTACAACAGAATAATTTCACAGGGCCATTGCCTGAGAGTATTGGTAACTTATCTAATCTAGAAGTCTTGAACGCTGCTGACAATTCTCTTGAAGGGGTGATCTCTGAggttcatttttcaaatctcttcaAATTACGAAAATTATATCTAGGATCAAATTCTCTGAATTTAAGCTTCAACTATGATTGGGTTCCCCCTTTCCAACTGGATATTATGCTTTTGAGTTCTTGCACAATGGGACCAACTTTCCCAAAATGGCTTCGAAGTCAAAAGAATTTATCTAGGCTTGATATATCCCATGCCCAGATTTCTGATAGTGTCCCAGCTTGGTTTTGGGACTTCACACCGGGGCTAGAGTCTTTATGTTTGTCTCACAACAAGCTACATGGGGAATTGCCAGATTTATCATCATCCAGACAAGGTATTTTTGGCAGAATAGATCTCAGCTCCAACATTTTTGAGGGTTCAATAccacattttaattcaaatgtGACATTTCTAGACCTATCGAACAATAGGTTTTCTGGGCCAATTTCCTTCTTATGTGATTCAGGTGTGATTTCATTGACCAGCTTAATCCTCTCAAACAATACCCTGTCTGGGGAGCTTCCAGATTGCTGGATGTATTTTCAAGAGTTGGCTATTCTTGACTTGGCCAACAACAACTTCTATGGGAAAATACCTAGCTCGATGGGCTCCTTAGTCTCAGTTCAATTTTTACATTTAAGCAACAATAGATTTGTTGGAAACTTTCCATTGTCCCTTCAGAATTGCAGCCAGTTGAAGACCATTCACGTGGGAGAAAATAATTTGTCAGGAAAGATACCTTCGTGGCTAGGTGATAGCCTACCCGATTTGGTTATTCTTATCCTACGATCAAATCAATTTTATGGAAGTTTTCCTTTAAACTTATGTCATCTATCAAATATTCGACTCTTGGATCTTTCTTTGAACAAGATTGAGGGAACTATTCCTGAGTGTATCAACAATTTGACTGCAATGTCTCAGAAAGAGAGTTCAGGCCTAATTGATTACTACGGGTTTCTTACATATTTCATGGATCATGCATCATTTGTATGGAAAGGAAAGGAGTCTGTGTTCCAAACTTCATTGCTACTTGCAAAGATTATTGATCTTTCAAACAATTTATTACACGGAGAAGTTCCGGAAGGAATTACTAGTCTTATGGAGTTGGTTGCCTTGAATTTATCGAGGAACCATTTAACTGGGTTAATAACTCCAAAGATCGGTCTACTGCAACATTTGGAATCACTTGATTTATCTAGAAACCAGCTTCATGGTGAAATCCCAGCGAGTCTTTCTGACATtagttttcttaattatttggaCTTGTCCAATAACAACTTATCGGGCAGGATTCCAACAGGGACTCAACTCCAGAGCTTCAATGCTTCTGCCTTTATAGGCAATCGACCTGAACTATGTGGCCCTCCACTTCCAAACGAGTGTCCAGGAGATTTTCATCCAGATTACACAAACAGTACCAGAGCGCACAAGACTGACGACATTCAGACAAATGATCATGAAGATGGTTTTATAAGTCAAGGATTTTTTGTTGCTACAAGCCTCGGATTTATTGTAGGGTTCTGGGGAGTGTGTTGCACTTTATTGCTAAACCTAAAGTACATAAAGATCGATGCGTCTCGCTTCCAATGCTCGAGCGATGTTAAGATATATAAGCTCTGCATGACAGTAACTCTATGCATGCGCATGTTACAAAGTTGGATCAAGAAACTTTATG GAATATTCCATTAA